The Campylobacter sp. RM10537 genome has a segment encoding these proteins:
- a CDS encoding META domain-containing protein, which yields MKKTLQMTLAAACFAGCASTSVSSSANTQNKLAQNQQLKIERIVVDGKTFDPKNAEEIPNISFDKDKFYGYSGCNRFFGSYVNNGDSIKINGAGAASTQMLCHPMDVMNFENSFLSNFNGTFKISNENGKLILNNGKMKIFFK from the coding sequence ATGAAAAAAACTTTACAAATGACTTTAGCGGCTGCTTGTTTTGCTGGTTGCGCAAGTACTTCTGTATCTTCTAGTGCAAACACTCAAAATAAATTAGCGCAAAATCAACAATTAAAAATAGAAAGAATTGTTGTTGATGGAAAAACATTTGATCCTAAAAATGCTGAAGAAATTCCAAATATTAGTTTTGATAAAGATAAATTCTATGGTTATTCAGGATGTAATCGCTTTTTTGGATCATATGTTAATAACGGTGATTCTATAAAAATTAACGGAGCTGGTGCTGCATCTACACAAATGCTTTGTCATCCAATGGATGTAATGAATTTTGAAAATTCTTTTCTTTCTAATTTCAATGGAACTTTTAAAATTTCAAATGAAAATGGAAAACTTATTTTAAATAACGGAAAAATGAAAATCTTTTTTAAATAA
- the yidC gene encoding membrane protein insertase YidC, which produces MNNTNNFFQQKRILLAVVLSFLFFIVYDYFFIPKNPPKLNQNITKVESNAQFDAPKHNIQPVEIQKNVLQDQIIADIKSDHFEAKIDALGRISSFYLKDKKYQNENGEFINLVSKNSFPYPLEMRFSDEAINADAFKTPYISNFKELFVDENGSKTIKLTQKLSSGLMIEKNITFYPFGNYKIEVSLNKNSHYFISPGSRPNIAVDSYTVHGALVMDDKETIHTFEDGKVDKEQNMQNIWMTSAFDRYYATFFYNFEKPLNITIGKDAHENPLVFASSDNKFEAGGYIGSKEHVILRSIDPRLEAVVEYGWFTFIAKPMFVFLNFLHNHIGNWGWSIVIMVLIIRVILFPLTYKSMISMNKLKDLAPKMKELRERYKGDPQKMNVHMMELYKKHGANPMSGCLPILLQIPIFFAIYRVLLNAIELKAAPWIFWIHDLSVMDPYFVLPILMGATMFVQQLVTPMTIQDPMQAKIMKFLPVIFTFFFVTFPAGLTLYWFINNLCSFIQQLIINKIFAKEHHKK; this is translated from the coding sequence GTGAATAATACAAATAATTTTTTTCAGCAAAAACGCATACTTTTAGCAGTAGTGCTTTCTTTTTTATTTTTCATTGTGTATGATTATTTTTTTATACCAAAAAATCCTCCTAAATTAAATCAAAATATTACAAAAGTTGAAAGTAATGCACAATTTGATGCACCAAAACATAATATTCAGCCTGTAGAAATTCAAAAGAATGTTTTACAAGATCAGATTATAGCAGATATTAAAAGTGATCATTTTGAAGCTAAGATTGATGCCTTGGGTCGAATTTCAAGCTTTTATCTCAAAGATAAAAAATATCAAAATGAAAATGGTGAATTCATTAATTTAGTTTCTAAAAATAGTTTTCCTTATCCTTTAGAGATGCGTTTTAGCGATGAAGCTATTAATGCTGATGCTTTTAAAACGCCTTATATCTCAAATTTTAAAGAGCTTTTTGTAGATGAAAACGGTAGCAAAACGATAAAATTAACTCAAAAACTTTCCTCTGGTTTAATGATTGAAAAAAATATAACTTTTTATCCTTTTGGAAATTATAAAATCGAAGTGAGTCTTAATAAAAATAGCCATTATTTTATAAGCCCAGGTTCTCGCCCTAATATAGCAGTTGATAGTTACACTGTGCATGGTGCATTAGTTATGGATGATAAAGAAACTATTCATACTTTTGAAGACGGGAAAGTAGATAAAGAACAGAATATGCAAAATATTTGGATGACATCAGCTTTTGATAGGTATTACGCTACTTTCTTTTATAATTTTGAAAAACCTTTAAACATAACTATAGGAAAAGATGCGCATGAAAATCCTTTAGTGTTTGCTTCTAGTGATAATAAATTTGAAGCAGGGGGTTATATAGGATCAAAAGAACATGTAATATTAAGAAGTATAGATCCACGACTTGAAGCTGTGGTTGAATATGGATGGTTTACTTTTATTGCAAAACCAATGTTTGTATTTTTAAATTTCTTGCATAATCATATAGGAAATTGGGGTTGGTCTATAGTTATAATGGTATTGATTATTCGTGTTATTTTATTTCCTTTGACTTATAAATCTATGATTTCTATGAATAAATTAAAAGATTTAGCTCCAAAAATGAAAGAACTAAGAGAACGTTACAAAGGTGATCCTCAAAAAATGAATGTTCATATGATGGAGCTTTATAAAAAACACGGTGCAAATCCTATGAGCGGGTGTTTGCCTATACTTTTACAAATTCCAATTTTCTTTGCAATTTATCGTGTGTTGTTAAATGCTATTGAATTAAAGGCTGCGCCTTGGATATTTTGGATACATGATTTATCAGTTATGGATCCTTATTTTGTTCTTCCAATTTTAATGGGAGCGACAATGTTTGTACAACAACTTGTTACACCAATGACAATTCAAGATCCTATGCAAGCTAAAATTATGAAATTTTTACCTGTAATATTTACTTTCTTTTTTGTAACTTTTCCTGCAGGATTAACTCTTTATTGGTTTATTAATAATCTTTGTTCTTTTATTCAACAATTGATCATTAATAAAATTTTTGCCAAAGAGCATCATAAAAAATAA
- a CDS encoding Jag N-terminal domain-containing protein, with protein MRVEAKDLEEALIEASKSLDCSVIDLEYTIVQLPKKGFLGFGCRNIIIEVENKKKQVKKHSKNNFQISKIREKNSCEKVEEKKENIKNDKIENVKPKESYVVKEDKIFDSFHRESKDTRNIQNILDEIKIQLEKLLNSTCFDISLKELKMYNEESVFIHLDGEDAALLIGKEAHRYKAISYLLHSWINTRYNLLVRLEISHFLEDQIQGMQGYLQSIVEKIKIYGSGQTKPLDGVLIKIALERLRSEFPHKYVGIKQNNDQRFIVINDFLKKDE; from the coding sequence ATGAGAGTCGAGGCTAAAGATCTTGAAGAGGCATTGATTGAAGCTTCTAAGAGTCTAGATTGCTCGGTTATTGATCTAGAATATACTATTGTACAACTTCCTAAAAAAGGTTTTTTAGGTTTTGGTTGTAGAAATATTATCATTGAAGTTGAGAATAAGAAAAAACAAGTTAAAAAACATTCAAAAAATAATTTTCAAATAAGTAAAATTCGAGAAAAAAATTCTTGCGAAAAAGTAGAAGAAAAAAAAGAAAATATCAAAAATGACAAAATAGAAAATGTAAAACCCAAAGAAAGTTATGTTGTTAAAGAAGATAAGATTTTTGATAGTTTTCATCGTGAAAGCAAAGATACTAGAAATATACAAAATATTTTAGATGAAATTAAGATTCAGCTTGAAAAATTACTTAATTCTACTTGTTTTGATATTTCTTTAAAAGAACTAAAAATGTATAACGAAGAAAGCGTTTTTATCCATTTAGATGGTGAAGATGCAGCTTTGCTTATTGGAAAAGAAGCTCATCGTTATAAAGCTATTTCTTATCTTTTACATAGTTGGATTAATACAAGATATAATCTCTTGGTGCGTCTTGAAATATCTCATTTTTTAGAGGATCAAATTCAAGGTATGCAAGGTTATCTTCAAAGCATTGTTGAAAAAATTAAAATTTATGGAAGTGGTCAAACAAAACCATTGGATGGTGTTTTAATTAAAATTGCTCTGGAAAGACTAAGAAGTGAATTTCCACATAAATATGTAGGTATTAAGCAAAATAACGATCAAAGATTTATAGTTATAAATGATTTTTTAAAAAAAGATGAATGA
- the mnmE gene encoding tRNA uridine-5-carboxymethylaminomethyl(34) synthesis GTPase MnmE: MNDTIVAIATAHGIGSISIIRLSGVKSLEIALKISKKKELIPRYATFTKLYNHKDEFLDEAILIYFKAPFSFTGEDIVEFQIHGGFSVSEILLDELVNLGARLAQAGEFSKRACLNGKMTPLKALNIQDLIVSKSALAAKVIARNMRGDLGELLDKIRTDLVKTLAFVETSIDYADDDLPLDLLEQISLMCQDNAKILREIYTISQSKKGLIEGFKIAIVGKPNVGKSSLLNALLSYKRAIVSDIAGTTRDTIEENFKLGSYLLRIIDTAGIRESKDEIEQIGVELSKRSLKDADIILAVFDSSKEEDKEDLEIYNLLQNSDKKIFWILNKTDLYEVFENSKNIDFIRLSAQNDINLLKEELEKYLNSFDAEDTIVSSLELINSCKIASEAILRAKVLLQENSLELFAFELNLAIGELSKFTKDFERDEILDAMFSNFCLGK, translated from the coding sequence ATGAATGATACTATAGTAGCTATTGCAACAGCACATGGAATAGGTTCCATTTCTATTATAAGATTAAGTGGTGTAAAATCTTTAGAAATCGCGTTAAAGATAAGCAAAAAAAAAGAATTAATTCCACGTTATGCTACTTTTACCAAGCTTTACAATCATAAAGATGAATTTTTAGATGAAGCTATACTTATATATTTTAAAGCTCCTTTTAGTTTCACAGGCGAAGATATAGTAGAATTTCAAATTCATGGCGGTTTTAGCGTAAGTGAAATTTTGCTTGATGAACTTGTGAATTTAGGAGCTAGATTGGCTCAAGCTGGAGAATTTAGCAAAAGAGCATGTTTAAATGGAAAAATGACTCCTTTAAAGGCTTTAAATATACAAGATTTAATTGTTTCAAAATCTGCTCTTGCAGCTAAGGTTATTGCAAGAAATATGCGAGGTGATCTAGGAGAGCTTTTAGATAAAATTCGCACAGACTTAGTTAAAACTTTAGCTTTTGTGGAAACAAGTATTGATTATGCTGATGATGATTTGCCACTCGATTTATTAGAACAGATTAGTCTTATGTGTCAAGATAATGCTAAAATTTTAAGAGAAATTTATACAATTTCTCAAAGCAAAAAAGGTCTCATAGAAGGTTTTAAAATAGCTATAGTGGGTAAACCTAATGTTGGAAAATCCTCTCTTTTAAATGCCTTACTTTCTTATAAAAGAGCTATAGTTTCAGATATAGCAGGAACAACGCGTGATACCATAGAGGAAAATTTTAAATTAGGTTCTTATTTGCTTCGTATTATTGATACAGCAGGCATTAGAGAAAGTAAAGATGAAATAGAACAAATAGGCGTAGAATTAAGTAAAAGAAGTTTAAAAGATGCAGATATTATTTTGGCTGTTTTTGATTCTTCCAAAGAAGAAGATAAAGAAGATCTAGAAATTTATAATTTATTACAAAATAGCGATAAAAAAATATTTTGGATTTTAAATAAAACTGATCTATATGAGGTTTTTGAAAATAGTAAAAATATAGATTTTATAAGGCTCAGTGCTCAAAATGATATTAATTTACTCAAAGAGGAATTGGAAAAATATCTTAATTCTTTTGATGCTGAAGATACCATAGTAAGTTCTTTAGAATTAATTAACTCTTGCAAAATTGCAAGTGAGGCTATACTAAGAGCAAAAGTTCTTTTGCAAGAAAACTCTTTAGAGCTTTTTGCATTTGAATTAAATTTAGCTATAGGTGAGCTTTCAAAATTTACTAAAGATTTTGAAAGAGATGAAATTTTAGATGCAATGTTTAGCAATTTTTGTTTAGGAAAATGA
- a CDS encoding DnaJ domain-containing protein, with translation MSLILIILVILVFYWYYKTWEKQDFLNSATRGVKGFAKGFMRGIAEERMDEFKRRMNYYVIALLAKIAKSDGKISQDEADMITQILDANAKDRQEREFLKASFNEHKENLNDAFEVAKDFLKEVPLPKSERFNVFRVLVFMAFIDAEFSYKKKEILSKIAQAFDISQNELENFINNFSNLNTSKKQISLDEAFEILELPKNADINTVKKQYRKLAKKYHPDILNANNISEEEIKKGVEKFQKINEAYEKIKKYLEK, from the coding sequence ATGAGTTTAATTTTAATTATTTTAGTTATTTTGGTCTTTTATTGGTATTATAAAACTTGGGAAAAACAAGACTTTTTAAACTCAGCTACACGAGGTGTTAAAGGCTTTGCAAAAGGTTTTATGCGTGGAATAGCAGAAGAAAGAATGGATGAATTTAAAAGACGAATGAATTATTATGTGATTGCACTTTTGGCAAAAATTGCAAAAAGTGATGGTAAAATCAGTCAAGATGAAGCTGATATGATCACTCAAATTTTAGACGCAAATGCAAAAGATAGACAAGAAAGAGAGTTTTTAAAAGCAAGTTTTAATGAGCATAAGGAAAATTTAAATGATGCTTTTGAAGTAGCAAAAGACTTTTTAAAAGAGGTTCCTTTGCCAAAATCTGAACGTTTTAATGTATTTAGAGTGCTTGTTTTTATGGCTTTTATTGACGCAGAATTTAGCTATAAAAAGAAAGAAATTTTAAGTAAAATTGCACAAGCTTTCGATATAAGTCAAAATGAATTAGAAAATTTTATAAATAATTTTTCAAATTTAAATACTTCTAAGAAGCAAATAAGTTTAGATGAAGCTTTTGAAATTTTGGAATTACCAAAGAATGCTGATATTAATACTGTAAAAAAGCAATATCGAAAATTAGCAAAAAAATATCATCCTGATATTTTAAATGCAAATAATATTAGCGAAGAAGAAATTAAAAAAGGAGTGGAAAAATTTCAAAAAATCAACGAAGCTTATGAAAAAATCAAAAAGTATTTAGAAAAATAA
- the purL gene encoding phosphoribosylformylglycinamidine synthase subunit PurL: MDKEIIKAHKISDEEYKQILEILGREPNLLELGVISAMWSEHCSYKSSKKYLNGFPTKAPWVIQGPGENAGVIDIGKDMAAVFKVESHNHPSFIEPFAGAATGVGGILRDVFTMGARVVAGLNSLKFGNIHDEKYGNHQKYLVKGVVSGISHYGNCIGVPTIGGECSFDECFNGNILVNAFALGICKKEDIFYAKAEGIGNPVIYVGSKTGRDGLGGAVMASDSFNEQNKSLRPTVQIGDPFSEKLLMEACLELFKSDLIIGIQDMGAAGLTSSSFEMAGRSGSGMKLYLEKTPMRESGMTPYELMLSESQERMLICAKKGCENQVIEIFKKWDLDAVVIGEVTDTGNMELFWNNELVGMIPIEPLSEKAPILDRPISKPKYLDSIKDYQFELKNDIQDLFIQMIKNENVNDKAFIYDQFDSSVQTNTIKADGKLGASVIRVKENNAAIAMAIECNSRLNYIDPKIGASAAVASAGRKVACAGAKPLAISDCLNYGNPQNPEVMWQFAQGCEGIKEACKELNTPVVSGNVSLYNETEGVSIYPSPTIVNVGVLENSNRVLKASFDKAGIKIYLLGETLGNFAGSLVMKIQDKKVAGNLKNIDYKAELMLWNFLYKANQEFLLECANSVGVGGIAITLAKMCAISKKGMILESAFDDKKMIFDESFSRAIVGVDEKYEEKFLQLIQEFNIKAQKLGISTDEDCFKLDEINLSKKELNNLYFESFKEQIQ, translated from the coding sequence ATGGATAAAGAAATCATAAAAGCACATAAAATTAGCGATGAGGAATATAAGCAAATTTTAGAAATTCTTGGAAGAGAACCTAATTTGCTTGAGTTAGGCGTTATTTCTGCTATGTGGAGTGAACATTGCTCTTACAAATCAAGTAAAAAATACCTTAATGGCTTTCCAACTAAAGCGCCTTGGGTGATCCAAGGACCTGGTGAAAATGCAGGAGTTATTGATATTGGAAAAGATATGGCAGCAGTTTTTAAGGTTGAAAGCCATAATCACCCTAGCTTTATTGAGCCTTTTGCAGGTGCAGCAACTGGAGTAGGTGGAATTTTACGTGATGTTTTTACTATGGGTGCAAGAGTTGTTGCTGGACTTAATTCTTTAAAATTTGGGAATATTCATGATGAAAAATATGGAAATCATCAAAAATATCTTGTAAAAGGTGTTGTAAGTGGAATTTCTCATTATGGAAACTGCATAGGGGTGCCGACTATAGGCGGAGAATGTTCTTTTGATGAATGTTTTAATGGAAATATATTAGTCAATGCATTTGCATTAGGAATTTGTAAAAAAGAAGATATTTTCTATGCTAAGGCTGAAGGTATAGGAAATCCCGTGATTTATGTAGGATCAAAAACTGGCAGAGATGGACTTGGCGGTGCTGTTATGGCTAGTGATAGCTTTAATGAACAAAATAAAAGTTTAAGGCCAACTGTGCAAATAGGGGATCCTTTTAGTGAAAAACTTTTAATGGAGGCATGTTTAGAGCTTTTTAAAAGTGATTTGATTATAGGAATTCAAGATATGGGAGCTGCTGGACTTACTTCTAGTTCTTTTGAAATGGCAGGAAGAAGTGGAAGTGGGATGAAGCTTTATTTAGAGAAAACTCCTATGCGTGAAAGCGGGATGACGCCGTATGAGTTAATGCTTAGTGAATCTCAGGAAAGAATGCTTATTTGTGCAAAAAAAGGTTGTGAAAATCAAGTTATAGAAATTTTTAAAAAATGGGATTTAGATGCTGTTGTAATTGGTGAAGTCACAGATACAGGAAATATGGAGCTTTTTTGGAATAATGAGCTCGTAGGAATGATACCTATTGAGCCTTTAAGCGAAAAAGCACCTATTTTAGATCGTCCAATAAGCAAACCAAAATATCTAGATAGCATTAAAGATTACCAATTTGAATTAAAAAATGATATACAAGATTTATTTATCCAGATGATAAAAAATGAAAATGTTAATGATAAAGCTTTTATTTATGATCAATTTGATTCAAGTGTGCAAACAAATACAATCAAAGCCGATGGAAAATTAGGTGCGAGTGTTATACGCGTAAAAGAAAATAATGCAGCTATAGCAATGGCTATAGAATGTAATTCTCGTTTAAATTATATTGATCCAAAAATTGGTGCAAGTGCTGCTGTAGCAAGCGCAGGAAGAAAGGTAGCTTGTGCAGGAGCTAAACCTTTAGCAATTAGCGATTGTTTAAACTATGGAAATCCACAAAATCCTGAAGTAATGTGGCAATTTGCACAGGGATGTGAAGGTATTAAAGAAGCTTGTAAAGAATTAAATACTCCTGTAGTTAGTGGTAATGTTTCTTTATATAATGAAACAGAAGGGGTAAGTATTTACCCAAGTCCTACTATTGTAAATGTAGGCGTTTTAGAAAATTCCAATCGCGTTTTAAAAGCAAGTTTTGATAAAGCTGGAATTAAAATTTATCTTCTAGGGGAAACTTTGGGAAATTTTGCTGGCTCATTGGTAATGAAAATTCAAGATAAAAAAGTAGCAGGAAATCTTAAAAATATAGATTATAAAGCAGAATTAATGCTTTGGAATTTTCTTTATAAGGCAAATCAAGAATTTTTACTTGAGTGTGCAAATAGTGTGGGTGTAGGCGGTATTGCTATAACTTTAGCAAAAATGTGTGCTATTTCCAAGAAAGGTATGATTTTAGAAAGTGCTTTTGATGATAAAAAAATGATTTTTGATGAAAGTTTTAGTCGTGCCATAGTAGGAGTTGATGAAAAATATGAAGAAAAATTTTTACAATTGATTCAAGAATTTAATATCAAAGCACAAAAGTTAGGTATAAGCACTGATGAGGATTGTTTTAAGCTTGATGAAATTAATTTAAGCAAAAAAGAACTCAATAATCTTTATTTTGAAAGTTTTAAAGAGCAAATCCAATGA
- the purH gene encoding bifunctional phosphoribosylaminoimidazolecarboxamide formyltransferase/IMP cyclohydrolase translates to MRALLSVSDKEGIVEFAKELENLGFELLSTGGTYKTLKENGIRVVEVSDFTKSPELFEGRVKTLHPKIHGGILHKRNDKNHVKQAKENEILGIDLVCVNLYPFKKTTIVSDDFDEIIENIDIGGPAMIRSAAKNYKDVMVICNPLDYEEVIEVLKTGKNDEKFRLNLMIKAYEHTANYDSYIANYMNERFNGGFGSSKFIVGQKVFDTKYGENPHQKGALYEFDSFFSINFKALKGEASFNNLTDINAALNLASSFGNAPAVTIVKHGNPCGFAIKEDLLQSYISALKCDSVSAYGGVVAINGTLDKKLAEKINEIYVEVIIAANVSKEALDIFEGKKRIKIFTQENPYLVRSFDAYDFKHIDGGFVYQNSDEIGIDEFKNAKLVSKREASKEELQDLEIAMKIAAFTKSNNVVYVKNGAMVAIGMGMTSRIDAAKAAIAKANEMGLDLKGCVLASEAFFPFRDSIDEASKVGVKAIVEPGGSIRDDEVIKAADEYDMALYFTGVRHFLH, encoded by the coding sequence ATGAGAGCATTGCTTAGTGTCAGCGATAAAGAAGGTATAGTAGAATTTGCTAAAGAGCTTGAAAATTTAGGTTTTGAACTTCTTTCCACTGGTGGAACTTATAAGACTTTAAAAGAAAATGGGATAAGAGTTGTGGAAGTGAGTGATTTTACAAAAAGTCCTGAGCTTTTTGAAGGACGAGTAAAAACTTTGCATCCTAAAATTCATGGCGGAATTTTGCATAAAAGAAATGATAAAAATCACGTTAAACAGGCTAAAGAAAATGAAATTTTAGGTATTGACTTAGTATGTGTGAATTTATATCCTTTTAAAAAAACTACTATTGTAAGTGATGATTTTGATGAAATTATAGAAAATATTGATATAGGTGGACCTGCTATGATCAGATCTGCTGCAAAAAATTATAAAGATGTAATGGTAATTTGCAATCCTCTTGATTATGAAGAAGTGATTGAGGTTCTAAAAACTGGAAAAAATGATGAAAAATTTCGTTTAAATTTAATGATAAAAGCTTATGAACATACAGCAAATTATGATTCTTATATTGCAAATTATATGAACGAGCGTTTTAATGGAGGTTTTGGATCAAGTAAATTTATAGTAGGGCAAAAGGTTTTTGATACTAAATATGGAGAAAATCCTCATCAAAAAGGTGCTTTATATGAGTTCGATTCTTTTTTTAGTATCAATTTTAAAGCCCTTAAAGGTGAGGCTAGTTTTAATAATCTTACCGATATTAACGCTGCTTTAAATTTGGCTAGTAGTTTTGGTAATGCTCCAGCAGTTACAATAGTAAAACATGGAAATCCTTGCGGTTTTGCAATCAAAGAAGACCTTTTGCAAAGTTATATCAGTGCTTTAAAATGTGATAGTGTTAGTGCTTATGGCGGAGTAGTTGCAATCAATGGAACACTTGATAAAAAATTAGCTGAAAAAATAAATGAAATTTATGTTGAAGTGATAATCGCTGCAAATGTAAGTAAAGAGGCTTTGGATATATTTGAGGGTAAAAAACGTATTAAGATTTTTACTCAAGAAAACCCTTATTTGGTGCGCAGTTTTGATGCGTATGATTTTAAACATATTGATGGTGGATTTGTGTATCAAAATAGTGATGAAATAGGTATTGATGAATTTAAAAATGCTAAACTTGTTTCTAAAAGAGAAGCAAGCAAAGAAGAACTTCAAGATTTAGAAATTGCTATGAAAATTGCTGCATTTACCAAGTCAAATAATGTCGTTTATGTTAAAAATGGAGCTATGGTAGCTATAGGTATGGGAATGACAAGTAGAATTGATGCGGCAAAAGCAGCTATTGCTAAGGCTAATGAAATGGGACTTGATTTAAAAGGATGTGTTTTAGCAAGTGAAGCTTTTTTTCCATTTAGGGATAGTATAGATGAGGCAAGTAAAGTTGGAGTTAAGGCTATAGTTGAGCCTGGTGGAAGTATAAGAGATGATGAAGTGATAAAGGCTGCAGATGAATATGATATGGCTCTTTATTTTACTGGAGTAAGACATTTTTTACATTAA
- a CDS encoding methyl-accepting chemotaxis protein has translation MFKTIGFKVSSAVFVVLLFSFVIMQIIVSFDFKNTTNKISKENLNIVSNLAFQTMRMAMNLGDPDKIKEAINDAKSIKGISDIKIYPSKETIKFFDIKNPLVSNENIILDQFSNPSLVSLEQNINGIDHLRLIRPLVANKTCISCHANAKEGSVIGVMDVYHSLESVEKDISKTSQTYIVIFTIALILTLAVVLFILKIVVGRPILELLNHAKELAQGSGNLKARIRIKGRDEIATACGYINQFIEKTHKAVSEASLSSKNVEHQSILLNSNATSLNEITELNHKKVDSSFHLGNNIGSDLRELANLSSDANAANDKSYELLEQMLKSLFSVAQKVTDLAESENNLAKKISDMVNQAKNIQKATQMMNEIADKTNLLSLNASIESARAGVYGKGFSVIAEDIRLLANNSEEFLNSVATITKELLISIEKVANELKDNSQKIYSLNEDTNLLANSANKVKFCNQDAKNLVHQCSQKIKVSQENIQNLLIKMEENVEASEKNEEISKILLQVADELKIVCHNLDNELKQFQI, from the coding sequence ATGTTTAAAACTATTGGATTTAAAGTTTCTTCGGCGGTTTTTGTTGTTTTATTGTTTAGCTTTGTGATTATGCAAATTATTGTTAGCTTTGATTTTAAAAATACGACTAATAAAATTAGCAAAGAAAATCTCAATATAGTTAGTAATTTAGCTTTTCAAACTATGAGAATGGCTATGAATTTAGGAGATCCAGATAAGATAAAAGAAGCAATTAATGATGCTAAAAGCATTAAAGGGATTAGTGATATAAAAATTTATCCATCAAAAGAGACGATAAAATTTTTTGATATTAAAAATCCTTTAGTTTCCAATGAAAATATTATCTTAGATCAATTTTCTAATCCTAGTTTAGTTTCTTTAGAGCAAAATATTAACGGAATAGATCATTTAAGACTTATTCGCCCCTTGGTTGCGAATAAAACATGTATATCCTGTCATGCAAATGCAAAAGAAGGCAGTGTAATAGGAGTTATGGATGTATATCATTCTTTAGAAAGTGTTGAGAAAGATATCTCAAAAACAAGTCAAACCTATATAGTGATTTTTACAATTGCTTTAATACTAACTTTAGCCGTTGTGCTTTTTATATTAAAGATTGTTGTAGGTCGTCCCATTTTAGAACTTTTAAATCATGCTAAAGAATTAGCCCAAGGCAGTGGAAATTTAAAAGCACGAATTCGTATCAAAGGACGCGATGAAATTGCAACTGCTTGTGGATATATAAACCAATTTATCGAAAAAACTCACAAAGCAGTAAGCGAAGCGAGTTTGAGTTCTAAGAATGTAGAACATCAAAGTATTCTTTTAAATTCAAATGCAACTTCTTTAAATGAGATTACAGAATTAAATCACAAAAAAGTAGATTCAAGTTTTCATCTTGGCAATAATATAGGCTCAGATTTGAGAGAATTAGCTAATTTATCAAGTGATGCAAATGCTGCTAATGATAAGTCTTATGAATTGCTAGAACAAATGCTTAAATCACTATTTTCAGTTGCACAGAAAGTTACAGATCTTGCTGAAAGTGAAAATAATTTAGCCAAAAAAATTTCAGACATGGTTAATCAAGCAAAAAATATACAAAAAGCTACCCAAATGATGAATGAAATTGCTGATAAAACAAATCTTTTATCTTTAAATGCTAGTATAGAATCTGCAAGAGCTGGAGTCTATGGAAAAGGATTTTCTGTAATTGCAGAAGATATAAGATTGCTTGCTAATAATAGTGAAGAATTTTTAAATAGCGTTGCAACCATTACAAAGGAATTGTTAATTAGTATAGAAAAAGTAGCTAATGAACTTAAAGATAATTCTCAAAAAATTTATTCTTTAAATGAAGATACTAATTTATTAGCTAATAGTGCAAATAAGGTTAAATTTTGCAATCAAGATGCAAAAAATCTTGTGCATCAATGTAGCCAAAAAATAAAAGTAAGTCAAGAAAATATACAAAATTTACTCATAAAAATGGAAGAAAATGTTGAAGCAAGTGAAAAAAATGAAGAAATTTCAAAAATTTTACTTCAGGTTGCTGACGAGTTAAAAATAGTATGTCATAATCTTGATAATGAATTAAAGCAATTTCAAATTTAA